One window of Microbacterium sp. 1S1 genomic DNA carries:
- a CDS encoding epimerase, translating to MSTDRVVIGGATGFMGRYLTARLRDAGREVVTISRSGSDLTWADQGGIDAAVDGASLVIGLAGKSVNCRYTPRNRAEIFRSRLDTTGALSRAISHASAPPPLWINSSTATIYRHAEDRPMTESSGEIGTGFSVEVAKAWERALFADELPGTRRVALRSAIVLGDGGVLEPLRNLARLGLGGPQYDGFWPVGQRRRAAGTAHLPGARRGRQRFSWIHIEDVARIIAFLEETPSIEGPVNAASPNPVDNVAFMATVRRVLGATVGPPMPRWMLELGAIGIRTETELVLKSRWVLPEKLAAAGFTFRYPDLEEAVRASFAAADEATRASAA from the coding sequence ATGAGCACGGATCGGGTGGTCATCGGTGGGGCGACCGGCTTCATGGGGCGGTACCTCACGGCGCGTCTGCGGGATGCCGGTCGCGAGGTCGTCACGATCTCCCGCTCGGGCAGCGACCTGACCTGGGCAGACCAGGGCGGCATCGACGCGGCCGTCGACGGCGCCTCCCTCGTGATCGGCCTCGCCGGCAAGAGCGTGAACTGCCGGTACACGCCGCGAAACCGGGCGGAGATCTTCCGCTCGCGGCTCGACACGACCGGGGCCCTGAGCCGCGCGATCTCCCACGCGTCCGCCCCTCCGCCCCTGTGGATCAACTCCTCCACCGCGACGATCTACCGGCACGCCGAGGACCGGCCGATGACGGAGTCCTCGGGCGAGATCGGCACGGGCTTCTCGGTCGAGGTCGCCAAGGCGTGGGAGCGGGCACTCTTCGCCGACGAGCTTCCCGGCACGCGCCGCGTGGCGCTTCGCAGCGCGATCGTCCTCGGCGACGGGGGCGTACTCGAACCGCTCCGGAACCTCGCACGACTGGGCCTCGGCGGCCCGCAGTACGACGGCTTCTGGCCGGTCGGCCAGCGACGCCGCGCCGCCGGCACCGCGCACCTGCCCGGAGCCCGCCGCGGTCGGCAGCGCTTCAGCTGGATCCACATCGAGGACGTGGCGCGCATCATCGCCTTCCTCGAGGAGACCCCGAGCATCGAGGGACCGGTCAACGCCGCTTCCCCGAACCCCGTCGACAACGTCGCGTTCATGGCCACCGTGCGCCGCGTGCTCGGCGCCACGGTCGGACCGCCGATGCCACGGTGGATGCTCGAACTCGGCGCCATCGGCATCCGCACCGAGACGGAACTCGTGCTCAAGAGCCGCTGGGTGCTGCCCGAGAAGCTGGCCGCCGCCGGCTTCACGTTCCGCTACCCGGACCTGGAGGAGGCCGTCCGCGCGTCCTTCGCCGCGGCCGACGAGGCGACACGCGCTTCCGCGGCCTGA
- a CDS encoding DUF4166 domain-containing protein, whose product MTPVPQSPYARALGVRLTELHPRLQTYFQAVPEGMVGVGEGTFHRVGTPRRALWPLLHRLERRGVIAARWERDVPFRIENRTIASRAIAERTFRFADGPWVMRDAVAPTRHGRIVDELGEPGLIVACFDVEPRAGALHLTSRAVGVRVGRFRLRIPRIMAPVVRLVERWDEEAERQRVRLTVDAPLLGRLYEYRGDFSYLLEPDRKDDDA is encoded by the coding sequence GTGACGCCCGTGCCGCAGTCCCCCTACGCGAGGGCTCTCGGCGTGCGCCTCACCGAACTGCATCCGCGACTGCAGACGTACTTCCAGGCGGTGCCGGAGGGCATGGTCGGCGTCGGCGAGGGCACGTTCCACCGCGTCGGCACACCCCGGCGCGCGCTCTGGCCGCTACTGCATCGCCTCGAGCGCCGCGGAGTCATCGCCGCCCGATGGGAGCGCGACGTGCCGTTCCGCATCGAGAACCGGACGATCGCCTCCCGCGCGATCGCCGAGCGCACCTTCCGGTTCGCGGACGGACCGTGGGTCATGCGCGACGCCGTGGCGCCGACGCGGCACGGCCGCATCGTGGACGAGCTCGGCGAGCCCGGACTGATCGTGGCCTGCTTCGACGTGGAGCCCCGCGCCGGAGCTCTGCACCTCACGAGCCGGGCGGTGGGCGTCCGCGTCGGGCGCTTCCGGCTCCGCATCCCGCGGATCATGGCTCCCGTCGTCCGACTCGTCGAACGCTGGGATGAGGAAGCCGAGCGCCAGCGCGTGCGCCTGACCGTGGACGCACCTCTCCTCGGGCGTCTCTACGAGTACCGCGGCGACTTCAGCTACCTCCTGGAACCGGATCGGAAGGACGACGACGCATGA
- a CDS encoding PLDc N-terminal domain-containing protein, which yields MPFLFSLLVIALMIGALIDIITRDDAQVKYLPKMVWLIIVILLPLIGSVLWFAIGREYGEGGVPIPRMRRAERPSAPTTAVARPAPPVDTRSTEQQIADLDREIEEWRLREEIERRRRERGDDALPQS from the coding sequence ATGCCGTTCCTGTTCTCGCTCCTGGTCATCGCGCTGATGATCGGTGCGCTGATCGACATCATCACGCGCGACGACGCGCAGGTGAAGTACCTGCCGAAGATGGTCTGGCTCATCATCGTGATCCTCCTGCCCCTGATCGGCAGCGTGCTGTGGTTCGCGATCGGCCGCGAGTACGGCGAGGGCGGTGTCCCGATCCCGCGGATGCGCCGGGCCGAGCGTCCGTCCGCTCCCACGACCGCCGTCGCTCGTCCCGCGCCGCCCGTCGACACCCGTTCCACCGAACAGCAGATCGCGGACCTCGACCGCGAGATCGAGGAGTGGCGGCTGCGCGAGGAGATCGAGAGGCGTCGCCGCGAGCGCGGAGACGACGCCCTGCCGCAGTCCTAG